A single genomic interval of Hyphomicrobium methylovorum harbors:
- a CDS encoding sodium-translocating pyrophosphatase, with amino-acid sequence MSSILLGIIACGALAILYAFITSNFVLSADQGNARMQEIAAAVREGAQAYLNRQYRTIAIVGAVIFVAAWLLLGPLQAFGFLIGAVLSGLAGFIGMNVSVRANLRTAQAATVSLGKGLDIAFKSGAITGMLVAGLALLGVAGYYAFLTDGMGLAPGSRDVVDALVSLGFGASLISIFARLGGGIFTKGADVGGDLVGKVEAGIPEDDPRNPATIADNVGDNVGDCAGMAADLFETYAVTVVATMVLAAIFFAGQPSLAALMLYPLAICAACIITSIVGTYFVKLGTNGSIMGALYRGVIASGVLSVLGLWVATEYVLGGFGEVGTAAGQVITGQNLFICGLIGLALTGLIVWITEYYTGIGYRPVRSISQASVTGHGTNVIQGLAVSLEACALPTIAIVASIIATYQLGGLFGTAIATTTMLGLAGMIVALDAFGPVTDNAGGIAEMAGLPKEVRRSTDALDAVGNTTKAVTKGYAIGSAGLGALVLFAAYSYDLQHFISEANAPGATGYQFFKDVHINFSLENPYVVAGLLLGGLIPFLFGGLAMTAVGRAAGSIVEEVRRQFKADPGIMKGTSKPDYARAVDLLTRAAIKEMIAPSLLPVLSPIVLFVVINAIAGKGAAFSAVGAMLLGVIVTGIFVAISMTSGGGAWDNGKKSFEDGFVDKDGVKHEKGSEAHKASVTGDTVGDPYKDTAGPAVNPAIKITNIVALLLLAVLAHW; translated from the coding sequence ATGAGCAGCATACTACTGGGGATCATCGCCTGCGGGGCGCTGGCCATCCTCTACGCATTCATTACCTCGAACTTCGTGCTCAGTGCCGATCAAGGCAACGCACGCATGCAGGAAATTGCGGCTGCTGTCAGGGAGGGTGCTCAGGCGTACCTGAACCGTCAGTACCGTACTATTGCGATTGTCGGAGCTGTTATTTTTGTGGCGGCCTGGCTGCTGCTTGGACCCCTTCAGGCATTCGGATTTCTGATCGGCGCGGTTCTCTCGGGCCTCGCCGGATTCATCGGCATGAACGTGTCGGTGCGCGCTAACCTCAGAACGGCGCAGGCTGCAACGGTTTCGTTGGGCAAGGGCCTCGACATCGCGTTCAAGTCTGGCGCGATCACGGGCATGCTCGTCGCCGGTTTGGCACTGCTTGGTGTCGCCGGTTATTATGCGTTCCTGACGGACGGAATGGGCTTGGCGCCGGGCAGCCGCGATGTGGTTGACGCTCTGGTGTCGCTCGGCTTCGGCGCGTCGCTGATTTCGATCTTCGCCCGTCTCGGCGGCGGCATCTTCACGAAGGGTGCGGACGTCGGCGGCGATCTCGTCGGCAAAGTGGAAGCGGGCATTCCCGAAGACGATCCGCGCAACCCGGCGACGATTGCCGATAACGTTGGTGACAACGTCGGTGACTGCGCCGGTATGGCGGCCGACTTGTTCGAAACCTATGCCGTGACGGTCGTTGCAACGATGGTTCTCGCCGCGATCTTCTTCGCCGGTCAGCCGAGCCTCGCTGCGCTGATGCTCTATCCGCTCGCGATCTGCGCAGCGTGCATCATCACGTCGATTGTCGGCACGTACTTCGTGAAGCTCGGTACGAATGGCTCGATCATGGGCGCGCTTTATCGCGGCGTTATCGCGTCGGGTGTGCTGTCGGTGCTCGGCCTTTGGGTCGCGACCGAATACGTGCTCGGCGGGTTTGGTGAAGTCGGTACGGCGGCGGGGCAGGTGATTACGGGACAAAACCTGTTCATCTGCGGGCTCATCGGCCTCGCGCTGACGGGCCTGATCGTCTGGATCACCGAATACTACACCGGCATCGGCTATCGTCCGGTGAGGTCGATCAGCCAGGCGTCGGTGACGGGTCATGGCACCAACGTGATCCAGGGGCTTGCGGTTTCTCTTGAAGCCTGCGCGTTGCCGACGATCGCGATCGTTGCGAGCATCATCGCGACGTATCAGCTTGGTGGTCTCTTCGGAACGGCGATCGCGACAACGACGATGCTCGGTCTTGCCGGTATGATCGTCGCTCTCGACGCGTTCGGTCCGGTGACGGACAACGCGGGTGGCATTGCGGAAATGGCCGGACTGCCGAAGGAAGTTCGTCGCTCGACGGACGCGCTGGACGCTGTCGGCAACACCACGAAGGCTGTGACGAAGGGTTATGCGATCGGTTCTGCGGGCCTCGGCGCGCTCGTGCTGTTCGCGGCCTACAGCTACGACCTGCAGCACTTCATCTCGGAAGCGAATGCTCCGGGCGCGACGGGCTATCAGTTCTTCAAGGACGTACACATCAACTTCAGCCTTGAGAACCCATACGTCGTTGCGGGTCTTCTGCTCGGCGGTCTCATCCCCTTCCTGTTCGGCGGCCTCGCGATGACGGCGGTCGGACGTGCAGCCGGATCGATCGTTGAAGAGGTTCGCCGCCAATTCAAAGCAGACCCCGGCATCATGAAGGGTACGTCGAAGCCCGACTACGCTCGTGCGGTCGACCTGCTTACGCGCGCCGCGATCAAGGAGATGATTGCGCCGTCGTTGCTGCCGGTGCTGTCGCCGATCGTACTGTTCGTCGTCATCAACGCGATTGCCGGTAAGGGCGCTGCGTTCTCGGCGGTGGGTGCGATGCTGCTCGGCGTGATCGTTACGGGTATCTTCGTTGCAATCTCGATGACCTCGGGCGGTGGCGCCTGGGACAACGGAAAGAAGAGCTTCGAAGATGGCTTTGTCGACAAAGACGGCGTCAAGCACGAGAAGGGCTCGGAAGCTCACAAGGCTTCGGTAACGGGCGATACCGTCGGCGATCCCTACAAGGATACCGCGGGTCCGGCTGTGAACCCGGCGATCAAGATCACCAACATCGTTGCGCTGCTGCTGCTTGCCGTTCTGGCGCACTGGTAG
- a CDS encoding outer membrane protein assembly factor BamE, giving the protein MRQHGKVRVRRAVISRLLALAAVAVLPACEGTITKHGQQFRATDLQAIQPGMSQDQVRGALGTPATTAIVGDGRAFYYISSTDTQSSFFLPTEQDRQVVAVHFNQGGTVQDVAHYGLKDGKVFDFISRTTPAPGGKDEGIVKSLFRNLGKQQLFGNT; this is encoded by the coding sequence ATGCGACAGCATGGCAAGGTACGAGTGCGGCGCGCGGTAATCTCCCGCTTGCTGGCGCTTGCCGCAGTAGCGGTTCTTCCGGCGTGCGAAGGCACGATCACAAAACACGGCCAGCAGTTCCGCGCGACGGATCTTCAGGCGATCCAGCCGGGCATGAGCCAGGATCAGGTCCGCGGTGCGCTTGGCACCCCGGCGACGACGGCCATCGTCGGCGACGGGCGCGCCTTCTATTACATCTCGAGCACGGACACGCAGTCCTCGTTCTTCCTGCCAACTGAGCAGGATCGCCAAGTCGTAGCCGTCCATTTCAATCAGGGCGGCACGGTACAAGACGTGGCGCACTACGGCCTGAAGGACGGCAAGGTGTTTGATTTCATCAGCCGCACCACACCGGCTCCGGGCGGCAAGGATGAAGGCATCGTCAAATCGCTGTTCCGCAACCTCGGCAAGCAGCAGCTCTTCGGAAACACCTGA
- a CDS encoding ubiquinol-cytochrome C chaperone family protein has product MCGNFGQLRASAISPHDPQAIPPVFRMDQRTHESMLQWFRRRAETTQRASELYGAVVAAARHPAFYARMGVPDTPEGRFEIVALHLFFALETLRAGGVVDQRLSQRLVEGFVTDMDDCMREMGVGDLSVGKKVKRAAAAFYERAKDYRRGLSFAGCHDLRESLVRHVFGDKPEAPADPDALAAYVRSASVALGNEAFEAFAARGGFGDLLSGTRAS; this is encoded by the coding sequence ATGTGCGGAAATTTCGGGCAACTGAGAGCCAGTGCCATATCCCCACACGATCCCCAGGCAATTCCCCCGGTCTTCCGGATGGATCAAAGGACCCACGAAAGCATGTTGCAATGGTTCAGGCGTCGTGCCGAAACCACCCAGAGAGCAAGCGAGCTTTATGGCGCGGTCGTGGCCGCGGCGCGGCATCCGGCATTTTACGCTCGGATGGGCGTTCCTGACACACCGGAAGGCCGCTTCGAAATTGTTGCTCTACATCTCTTTTTCGCCCTTGAAACTCTTCGGGCGGGCGGGGTGGTGGATCAACGCCTGTCGCAGCGGCTGGTTGAAGGTTTTGTGACGGATATGGACGACTGCATGCGGGAAATGGGGGTCGGGGATCTTTCGGTTGGGAAGAAGGTTAAGCGGGCGGCCGCTGCCTTTTACGAGCGCGCCAAGGATTATCGCCGGGGTCTGAGTTTTGCCGGATGCCATGATCTGCGCGAGAGCTTGGTCCGGCATGTTTTTGGAGACAAACCGGAGGCTCCTGCTGATCCGGACGCGCTTGCCGCCTATGTTCGGAGTGCTTCCGTTGCGCTGGGTAACGAGGCGTTTGAAGCGTTTGCGGCGCGGGGAGGATTTGGCGATTTGCTGAGCGGGACGCGAGCATCGTGA
- a CDS encoding DUF177 domain-containing protein: MTEILDWAYKATEIPASYLDGEREATDAERDALAAELGLLVLSRLSSKFRIKAVAGGGYRLVGTISAALEQPCVVTLEPVASTISAAYDVEFRPEVEKGSDDEDGDVSVLSGPDFDVLERGIIPVGRIVFETLSGSLDPYPRKRDAEFKWSDPQAAGEEKLSPFAALSKLKSKD, from the coding sequence GTGACAGAGATTTTGGACTGGGCCTACAAGGCAACGGAAATTCCTGCGAGCTATCTCGACGGGGAACGCGAGGCGACGGATGCCGAGCGTGATGCTCTTGCTGCGGAGCTGGGGCTGCTCGTGCTTTCGCGATTGAGCTCCAAGTTTCGAATTAAAGCCGTTGCGGGTGGCGGATACAGGCTGGTCGGCACGATCTCGGCGGCTCTGGAACAGCCGTGCGTCGTTACGCTGGAGCCGGTCGCCTCTACGATTTCCGCGGCTTACGATGTGGAATTCCGGCCGGAGGTCGAGAAAGGTTCAGACGACGAAGACGGTGACGTCAGCGTGCTGTCCGGGCCGGATTTCGACGTCCTGGAGCGGGGCATCATTCCGGTCGGCCGGATCGTCTTTGAGACGCTATCGGGTTCGCTTGACCCTTACCCCCGGAAACGGGATGCCGAGTTCAAATGGAGCGACCCGCAGGCGGCAGGCGAGGAAAAATTGAGCCCTTTCGCAGCTTTATCCAAGCTTAAGAGCAAAGATTGA
- the plsX gene encoding phosphate acyltransferase PlsX, giving the protein MAGPKTIAIDAMGGDHGPEVLVPGAALSLERQPSLNFIFYGQQTRIEAVLKDHPALAAKSRIVHTDRIISMDEKPSQALRHGKGSSMWMPLEAVKVGEADAAVSAGNTGALMAMAKLILRPIAGIERPAIAALWPTISAECIVLDVGANIGATASQLSDFSLMGAAMARAVFHVERPSVGLLNVGTEDMKGNEDVKAAHALLKSAVALPLDYKGFVEGDQIGKGAVDVVVVEGFAGNIALKTAEGTARQIGAYLRAAMKSSIISKVGAFLAQGGFRVLREKMDPRRVNGGTFLGLNGIAVKSHGGTDAFGFASAVDLAYEMADSGLIARLTADINGFHQQLSVASSPSSPSEQPAGSAELRKV; this is encoded by the coding sequence ATGGCTGGCCCAAAAACGATTGCTATCGACGCTATGGGCGGCGACCACGGACCGGAAGTCCTGGTTCCGGGCGCCGCGCTGTCGCTTGAGCGCCAGCCCTCATTGAATTTCATTTTTTACGGCCAGCAGACGCGCATCGAAGCCGTTCTGAAAGATCATCCTGCGCTCGCTGCAAAATCGCGGATTGTTCATACCGACCGCATCATCTCGATGGACGAGAAGCCAAGCCAGGCCCTGCGCCACGGCAAAGGCTCCAGCATGTGGATGCCGCTCGAGGCGGTCAAAGTCGGCGAAGCGGATGCGGCAGTCTCGGCTGGCAACACCGGCGCGCTGATGGCAATGGCGAAGTTGATCCTGCGTCCGATTGCGGGCATCGAACGTCCGGCCATCGCGGCGCTGTGGCCGACGATCTCTGCGGAATGCATCGTTCTCGATGTTGGCGCCAATATCGGTGCAACAGCTTCGCAACTGAGCGACTTTTCTCTGATGGGCGCCGCGATGGCGCGTGCGGTCTTCCACGTCGAACGCCCTTCGGTCGGTCTGCTGAATGTCGGCACGGAGGACATGAAGGGCAACGAGGACGTGAAGGCTGCGCATGCGCTGCTTAAATCGGCCGTTGCGCTGCCTCTCGACTACAAAGGTTTCGTCGAAGGCGATCAGATTGGTAAAGGCGCGGTCGACGTTGTCGTCGTTGAAGGGTTCGCGGGCAATATTGCGCTCAAGACCGCCGAAGGGACCGCCCGGCAGATCGGGGCCTACCTGCGCGCTGCGATGAAGAGTTCGATCATTAGCAAGGTTGGGGCATTTCTGGCGCAGGGCGGGTTTCGCGTTCTGCGGGAAAAGATGGACCCGCGGCGGGTTAACGGTGGCACTTTCCTCGGGCTTAACGGCATTGCGGTGAAGAGCCACGGAGGCACGGACGCCTTCGGATTTGCGAGCGCGGTCGATCTTGCTTACGAAATGGCTGACTCCGGTCTTATTGCGCGCCTGACGGCGGATATTAACGGCTTCCATCAACAGCTATCCGTGGCCAGTTCCCCCAGTTCGCCCTCGGAACAGCCCGCCGGTAGCGCAGAGCTTCGAAAGGTATAG
- a CDS encoding beta-ketoacyl-ACP synthase 3: MVAVLRSVIRGVGAALPKKVVTNDDLSKIVDTTDEWIRERSGIVSRHIADEHETTSFLGAAAAKKALIRAGIDPIDIDLIVCATATPDRTFPATAVRIQSMLGVTKGAAFDVQAVCSGFVYAMTVADNFLKTGQSRRALVIGAETFSRILDWSDRSTCVLFGDGAGAVVLEAQPQHGTREDRGIISTLLRSDGRYEDLLYVDGGPGSTKTTGHLRMNGREVFRHAVQKISGVIEETLVATGYAADEIDLYIPHQANKRILDGIAKKLGVEPEKIVMTLEKHGNTSAASIPLALNDAFEAHRVKEGSLILMEAMGGGFTWGSVLARW; this comes from the coding sequence GTGGTCGCAGTTCTTCGCTCTGTTATTCGCGGTGTTGGAGCTGCTCTTCCGAAGAAGGTCGTTACGAACGACGACCTGTCGAAGATCGTCGATACGACCGATGAGTGGATCCGTGAACGCTCGGGCATTGTCAGCCGGCATATTGCGGACGAGCACGAGACGACATCATTTCTCGGAGCCGCAGCCGCCAAGAAGGCGCTGATACGCGCTGGCATCGATCCGATCGATATCGACTTGATCGTTTGCGCTACGGCGACCCCAGACCGGACTTTTCCCGCAACAGCGGTGCGCATCCAGTCGATGCTTGGCGTCACGAAAGGCGCGGCGTTCGATGTGCAGGCTGTCTGCTCCGGTTTCGTTTATGCGATGACGGTCGCGGATAATTTTCTGAAGACGGGACAATCGCGGCGCGCGCTCGTCATCGGTGCGGAAACGTTCTCGCGCATTCTCGATTGGTCGGATCGTTCGACATGCGTGTTGTTCGGTGATGGCGCTGGTGCGGTTGTGCTTGAAGCGCAGCCGCAGCACGGCACCCGCGAAGACCGGGGCATCATCTCCACGCTGTTGCGCTCGGACGGACGATACGAAGACCTGCTCTATGTCGATGGTGGTCCGGGTTCTACGAAGACGACAGGGCATCTGCGCATGAACGGGCGCGAGGTGTTTCGTCATGCCGTGCAGAAGATTTCAGGCGTGATCGAGGAAACGCTGGTTGCGACGGGCTACGCGGCCGATGAGATCGATCTCTACATTCCGCATCAGGCCAACAAGCGCATTCTGGATGGCATTGCCAAGAAGCTTGGCGTTGAGCCCGAAAAGATCGTGATGACGCTGGAAAAGCATGGGAATACGTCGGCAGCGTCGATCCCGCTGGCGTTGAACGATGCGTTCGAGGCTCACCGCGTCAAGGAAGGTTCGCTGATCCTGATGGAAGCCATGGGTGGCGGCTTTACCTGGGGCTCCGTGTTAGCGCGCTGGTAG